From one Parambassis ranga chromosome 5, fParRan2.1, whole genome shotgun sequence genomic stretch:
- the synprb gene encoding synaptoporin b, whose product MCMVIFAPIFAICAFATCGGYYGHLQVKVDCADWRQSNLSINIDFGYPFRLQQVHFRAPLCEGKKAEVLFLDGDFSSTAQFFVTVGVFAFLYSLLATVVYVFYQNKYLRNNRGPLVDFVVTVIFSLMWLVSSCCWAKTLSDIKTATNPTQVLLLISACRAQENKCTATQEPLWSRLNTSVVFGFVNVVLWGGNIWFVFKETGWYKTGQRYPTRSASMKRSSEMRQRLYSESSFDQPEESFGPSRQNSFNHSKAEIQRQASFNQSQVSFSLPQTYLGKPSVYDRETASQGPMIFVNEM is encoded by the exons atgtgtatggTCATATTTGCTCCG ATTTTTGCCATTTGTGCTTTTGCAACATGTGGAGGATACTATGGTCATCTCCAGGTTAAAGTGGACTGTGCAGACTGGAGGCAGAGTAACCTCAGCATCAACATTGATTTTGGCTATCCTTTTAG ATTACAGCAAGTGCATTTCAGGGCTCCTTTATGTGAGGGGAAGAAGGCAGAGGTTCTGTTCCTGGATGGCGACTTCTCCTCCACAGCACAGTTTTTCGTGACTGTGGGTGTTTTTGCCTTCCTGTACTCACTGCTGGCAACGGTTGTCTATGTTTTCTACCAGAACAAGTACCTGAGGAACAACAGAGGTCCGCTAGTG GATTTTGTGGTCACTGTCATCTTCTCCCTCATGTGGCTGGTCAGCAGTTGTTGTTGGGCCAAAACTCTTTCTGACATCAAAACAGCCACAAACCCAacacaggtgctgctgctcatatCTGCCTGCAGAGCTCAGGAAAACAAATGCACAGCTACACAGGAGCCTCTGTGGTCCCGCCTCAATACATCAGTG gtTTTTGGGTTTGTTAATGTTGTCCTCTGGGGTGGAAATATTTGGTTTGTCTTCAAAGAGACGGGCTGGTACAAGACTGGTCAGAGATATCCGACCAGGAGTGCTTCCATGAAACGTTCAAGTGAAATGCGGCAGCGACTCTACAGCGAGAGCAGCTTCGACCAGCCGGAGGAGAGTTTTGGACCCTCCAGACAAAATAGTTTCAACCATTCAAAGGCAGAGATCCAGAGACAAGCTAGCTTCAACCAGTCTCAAGTAAGCTTTAGCTTACCACAGACATACCTTGGTAAACCAAGCGTTTATGACAGAGAGACAGCTTCTCAAGGGCCGATGATATTTGTCAATGAGATGTGA